In Colias croceus chromosome 8, ilColCroc2.1, a genomic segment contains:
- the LOC123693798 gene encoding glycogen phosphorylase, producing the protein MSVQSDSEKRKQISVRGIVAVENVAEVKKAFNRHVHYTLVKDRNVATPRDYYFALAHTVRDHLVSRWIRTQQYYYEKDPKRVYYLSLEYYMGRSLQNTMINLGIQGTVDEALYQLGLDIEELEELEEDAGLGNGGLGRLAACFLDSMATLGLAAYGYGIRYEYGIFAQKIQNGEQHEEPDDWLRYGNPWEKARPEFMIPVNFYGRVVDTPQGKKWVDTQMVFAMPYDNPIPGYNNNVVNTLRLWSAKSPIDFNLKFFNSGDYIQAVLDRNVAENISRVLYPNDNFFEGKELRLRQEYFMCAATLQDIIRRYKASKFGSREAVRTTFEHLPEKVAIQLNDTHPALAIPELLRILIDVEKVPYDEAWNLVVKCCAYTNHTVLPEALERWPCSMLENCLPRHMQLIYHINFLHLKEVEKRWPGDLDRMRRMSLIEEEGEKRVNMANLCVVGSHAVNGVAAIHSDILKATIFRDFYEMWPEKFQNKTNGITPRRWLLLCNPGLADLICDKIGDEWTVHLDQLQGLKRWSKDPGFQRAVMKVKQENKLKLASLIERDTGVKINPASMFDVQVKRIHEYKRQLLNILHVITLYNRIKRDPSAPIAPRTVMIGGKAAPGYFIAKQIIALACAVGDTVNNDPDVGDKLKLIFLENYRVTLAERIMPAADLSEQISTAGTEASGTGNMKFMLNGALTIGTMDGANVEMAEEAGEQNLFIFGMRVDDVEALQKKGYNAYEYYERNPELRQCIEQIRSGFFSPGEPGRFAHVADVLLHHDRFLHLADFDAYIQAQDKVSAVYQNPTKWAEMVIENIASSGKFSSDRTISQYAREIWGVEPTWDKLPAPHEV; encoded by the exons ATGAGTGTGCAATCGGATTCCGAAAAGCGAAAGCAGATTTCCGTCCGTGGAATAGTAGCAGTAGAAAATGTTGCTGAAGTAAAGAAAGCTTTTAACCGGCACGTTCATTACACTCTCGTCAAAGACCGCAATGTTGCGACTCCAAGAGATTATTACTTTGCCCTGGCGCACACCGTCAGGGACCACCTGGTTTCCCGCTGGATACGCACCCAACAATACTATTATGAAAAGGATCCCAAg CGTGTCTACTATCTTTCTCTGGAATACTACATGGGTCGTTCCCTCCAGAATACTATGATCAACTTGGGCATCCAAGGAACGGTAGATGAAGCTCTCTATCAATTAGGTTTAGATATAGAAGAGTTGGAAGAGCTGGAGGAAGATGCTGGTTTGGGAAATGGAGGATTGGGTCGTTTGGCTGCATGCTTCTTGGATTCCATGGCTACCCTCGGTCTGGCAGCATATGGATACg GTATTAGATACGAATATGGTATCTTCGCACAAAAGATCCAGAACGGTGAACAACATGAGGAGCCAGATGACTGGCTGAGGTATGGGAACCCATGGGAAAAGGCACGTCCCGAATTCATGATTCCCGTTAACTTCTATGGACGTGTTGTCGACACTCCTCAAGGCAAGAAATGGGTTGACACGCAG atggtgttcGCTATGCCCTACGATAACCCAATCCCGGGATACAATAACAACGTCGTCAATACTTTGCGGTTGTGGTCAGCGAAGAGTCCGATCGACTTTAACCTTAAATTCT TCAATTCTGGAGATTATATTCAAGCCGTACTGGATCGTAACGTCGCTGAAAATATTTCTCGCGTGCTCTACCCCAACGATAACTTCTTTGAAGGCAAAGAGTTGAGACTGCGTCAGGAGTACTTTATGTGTGCTGCTACTCTACAAGACATAATCAGACGTTACAAGGCGTCCAAATTTGGTAGTCGCGAAGCAGTGAGAACCACTTTCGAACACCTTCCAGAAAAAGTTGCCATTCAATTGAACGATACCCACCCTGCCCTCGCTATTCCAGAATTATTACGTATTCTGATTGATGTTGAAAAAGTGCCATATGATGAGGCTTGGAATCTCGTTGTTAAATGTTGTGCTTACACAAACCACACCGTTCTGCCTGAAGCTCTGGAAAGATGGCCTTGCTCAATGTTAGAAAACTGCTTGCCCAGGCACATGCAACTCATTTACCACATCAACTTCCTGCACCTCAAGGAGGTGGAAAAACGTTGGCCAGGCGATTTGGATCGCATGCGTCGTATGTCCCTGATTGAAGAAGAAGGTGAAAAGAGGGTTAACATGGCCAACCTCTGTGTTGTTGGCTCTCACGCCGTTAACGGTGTAGCTGCCATTCACTCCGATATCCTTAAAGCGACCATCTTCCGTGACTTCTATGAAATGTGGCCAGAAAAGTTCCAGAACAAAACAAACGGCATTACTCCCCGTCGTTGGTTACTGCTGTGCAATCCTGGCTTAGCTGATTTAATCTGTGACAAGATTGGTGACGAATGGACCGTTCATTTGGACCAGTTGCAAGGTCTTAAGCGTTGGTCAAAGGACCCTGGCTTCCAACGGGCGGTGATGAAAGTAAAGCAAGAAAATAAGTTGAAACTCGCTTCTCTCATCGAAAGAGACACTGGAGTTAAAATTAACCCCGCTTCTATGTTTGACGTACAAGTGAAGCGTATTCACGAATATAAGAGGCAGCTTTTGAATATCTTGCACGTAATTACGCTGTATAACCGCATCAAGCGTGATCCAAGTGCACCAATTGCGCCTAGAACCGTAATGATCGGTGGTAAAGCGGCGCCAGGTTACTTTATCGCTAAGCAAATTATTGCCTTGGCCTGCGCAGTAGGAGACACT GTAAACAACGACCCAGACGTTGGCGACAAACTGAAATTGATATTCTTGGAGAATTACCGTGTAACTTTGGCTGAGCGTATCATGCCAGCAGCTGATCTCAGTGAGCAGATCTCCACCGCGGGAACCGAAGCGTCCGGTACTGGAAACATGAAGTTCATGCTTAACGGAGCTCTGACCATTGGTACTATGGATGGAGCCAATGTAGAGATGGCAGAGGAAGCCGGTGAACAGAATCTGTTCATATTCGGCATGCGAGTAGATGACGTGGAGGCTCTGCAGAAGAAAGG TTACAACGCGTACGAGTACTACGAGCGCAACCCGGAGCTGCGGCAGTGCATCGAGCAGATCCGCAGCGGGTTCTTCTCGCCAGGCGAGCCGGGCCGGTTCGCGCACGTGGCCGACGTGCTGCTGCATCACGACCGCTTCCTGCACCTGGCCGACTTCGACGCGTATATACAGGCGCAGGATAAGGTGTCCGCCGTGTATCAG AACCCAACAAAATGGGCGGAGATGGTGATCGAGAACATCGCATCTTCGGGCAAGTTCTCTTCCGACCGTACCATTTCTCAATACGCTCGCGAGATCTGGGGAGTCGAACCCACTTGGGACAAACTGCCCGCCCCACATGAAGTATAA